The stretch of DNA TTTTGATGAAGTTTGAGAAAATTGATAGGATTTCCTATTTCTCGGTGACAAATAAAACTTAAGATAAACAAGagatgaaaaaggaaagtaGCAGAATAATAACAGCAACTTGTTACCCAATCTACAGCTTATTAGTTATAAATTCTCACCGTTGTAGCGCGACACCTTTAAGATgtcttcaaaatatcaagTCGGGTAAGCGCTGCTTCTCCACAGGTGAGAAAAGAGCAATACTAGAACaacttgaaaagaattatCGGTAAGAGAATCGTTACCTTCATTTGCTGGATGAGTATTCTGCAATAGAACACTAGTAGCAGGTATGAAGCCCTTTCCAAACAGTACATGGCATTGGAGCCGAACTATAAGACCATTTTCACAACACTTGTCCACTACTTGCTTTCTGCAACAATCGTCGAGATTAACGTCAAAACGATACCTACAtctttcaatatcaaaacaacaacaaaagcGCCACCTACCCGAATCCGAGCTCGCTAAGTATAAAGAATACTACCAAGATTTGAAGACTACGATAAATGAAATACCTGAATCAGTGGCCTCCAAGTCTCCTTCTTTAAGAACGCTCCACAAGAGATTACAATTACCTAATGAATTTTCCTATTCAACACTCTCCAGGTGTTTGACATGTCCCTCTGCAAAACTTCCCGACAAGATCAATGATCCTTCCAAAGGTGCAGCTTTCATCAACACCGTACCCACTAATAAATACTTAGACAACCACGGTTTGAACATCATGGGTAAGAATTTGCTATCTTATCACGTTACAAAATCTATCATACAAAAATATCCAAGATTACCTACTGTGGTTTTGAATGCTGCAGTCAATGCATACATATCAGAGGTTGTCCTGGCCCATATTGCCAAATATTGGGGCATTGAAGTGGAAACCACGTCTATTTTATCGCGCTATTTGAAACAGGAGCCGTTTGAGTTCACCTTGGGGAGACTTaaattttataataattCGTTGAATTCCAATGATGGTATTGAATTAATCactgaaaagaatttttcagaGATAAGTGCCCTTGCAATGAGTGTAAGAAGTATAATAGCGGCTATTTGGGCTGTCTCGGAGCAAAGGGATTCTCAGGCGGTCTACAGATTTATTGACGATCACATTATGAGTAGAAAATTGGATATCACGAAAATGTTCCAATTTGAACAACCTACAAGAGAATTGGCCATGCTATGTCGTAGAGAAGGACTGAAAAAACCTGTATCAAAGCTAGTCGCTGAGTCTGGTAGATTGTCCAAGTCACCTGTTTTTATTGTACATGTCTTTTCAGGCGAAGAAACTTTGGGTGAAGGTTATGGTTCCTCGTTGAAGGAGGCAAAAGCAAGAGCGGCTACTGATGCTTTGATGAAGTGGTATTGCTACGAGCCTCTCGCCAAACAAGAACCAGTTATCGATCCTGgtactgttgttgtttaGTTTTCTATTTGCTCTTTTGTAAATATAGAACTGTTGAACCAGAGCACATTCTTgtacatatacatatacattGATATAATAAGCATATACTTATGTGTATATGAAATATATAAAGGTGAACGGAAATATGTCCCTTCTTTACTGCCATATATCTCAAgcaaaaagacaaaaaaggTTTTCAGCAATCAAGGGAAACGCAAATTAGTCAGGGGAAAGGAACACGAGACAAATGGATCATCTGAAATTTAGTTCTTTAGCTCTATCAGAAATAAACTTTCTGCATGAGTCATCCTTTGACTTGATAGACCACTCTTGGTTCTTATTATTTGGGCGCAAACAGGGTCAAGAAGATGAGGTTTATATGCCAACAGATGGGAATGAGTTAGAGTCCCAATGGTATGTGGAAAAGGTTATACAAATCCcgatacaaaaaaaagacctAATAAATCAAGAAGGTCTAAAAAGGAGAATTGACCTAACAAAAGTAACTCAGAAGGACATTTGTATACTCGGCATTCTAGATCTGTATCATTTGAAACAAGACGAGAAGACCAATAACGAAGTGACAGGAAAAATACTTACTCAATTGATTCCCTTAGCTTTAAAATATTTAATCAAGTACAATGTACCTTATCATCATACATCGTCTCAAGAAGGTATCAATAGCTTAAAGGGCTATCAAATCGAAAACCAGATCCAAATAGGCAAAGAAATCATTCTTGAATTCCTAAAAGATAAGGTGAAAATCGAGGATATGAATGATAGATATCAAATTCTCATACCACATAACAACATGAATCCTGATTATGATGAATTTCAGTTAACTGATATGAAAGATAGAGAAGTAAATATCCAGGagtataataataatgccataaaaaaattactcGAGAAGATTAGTCGAATGAAAAggttcttgaaaaattatgaCACTAATGACAAATCCTTTTCTGCTACGCAAGACGTAATTCTCCGGAAGATATCAATGCTTGTAACACAATTACAAAGAGGTGGAACAAGTGATATGAACTACTTACTAGACAACAAGATTAATGAAATCAAACTATTGGAAATTTCGTGTAAGCAGTGGGAAATTTCGAatactttaaaaaaatagccaCAATATATACATCTAAAcaacattatttttttcttcctccgGTTATCAGATTAGTAGCTTTCTGATTCCTGTCACAACTTCCCATTTatccatttctttgttgtaTGTACAACCTAACAGCTTCTTATTAGTAACTGGACAATGGCCCTCATTACTAACTAAATAGCTTATGGCACATGGGTAGCACGCCACGTAACCCGTTTCCAATACACAGGGATTTTGTATAGTCTTTCTGCAAACAGGACAGGCCTCTgtaactttcttttcaccgTTCGTTTTGTCATTCTGTGAGGAGATTGGCGGCCTCGGAATATCTTTATCCAGGTCATTCAGTCTTTTCTGCAATTTAGTGGTCATGTCCTGTGTGGTCCACCATTGGTATACTCTCAGTATGAATATAAACGTGGGAAAGAACTGCGAACCCATGAATGTGAGAAACATGGGTATAATCGatagtttatttttcataagCGTCAACATTGACGACAtgtttgttttcttcaacctACTCTCCATCcctttcatttctttgaagcTAGACATTGCTGGAAAAAGCGGCTTCATTGTTGTGTACTCTACGTTACATAAGTATTGTAACAACGAAACCGATCCAGTTCTTTTAGTCAGGAATAACAATTTGATGAATAAATTAGATAATGCaaacaatttcttgaaaaatggatagattttcaaaaaagcCCTCTTGACCCATTTCTCTTCGTTCTCACTATTGCTGAATATGTTACTCAATGATAGCTTCTCAAGTAATTCATCAAGTTTCGTTGTAATATAAGGGAGAATaatcttttccaaaaaaaccACTTTTCTCTGCCACTGGGTTAGCTGCAAACCTTGAGGCCACGAATTCTGGTTTTTAGGATTTAAGCATTGCGTCAAGGCAAGATTTCGGTCCTTCGAATTGAACAGTTGCAGGCCATAAAATCGATCAATAAACGTCGAATTGTACGTCTTTAAATGATACCATTCAACGATTCCTTTTATCACTTGAAACAATTCCGAAAAGTAGTTGTTCAGCCGCAGAGTATGTCTGTTGGGAAAGTTCGCCACTAAATGATTTGTTAATAGGTACCGTATCGAGATGGGCAGTAAGGAATCAATTTCCTGTGATGACACTATTTCAAAGATAGTTGGGTACAATCGTTCTAATCCCACCCCATTTCCACTACGTGTTGGAGCCCCCTGATTGGATTGCCTAACAGACGGTAGGTTTGAATAGAAGCTCATCAGTTGATGcttgtttttctatttctcGCTTTGCTTTTACCTGCTTATCCTTTCTTTGTCCTCTTCTGGAGGCTTCATGCGAAAATCTCTGTCACGCAATGTGTTTTAACGGTATTATGACTCATAAGGATAGCAATGCCCCAATAGTATTATGTCATACATTCAATTACACCTCCCTTCTCCAGAGTGATTGGATTGGATTAAACTATCGCCAAGCAATAATAATCGTCCACGTCGACAATTCCTTGGTATAACCCATACCCCTCAATTTGGAAGGGCTTAAGGCGCCACGTAGCGGCATTATAGCTCTCAAGTAATCCAGGTTTCTCTCACATATTGAAAGTATATAAACTTTACTTAAAGTCCTTTTGGTTATAATGTCTCATTGCGACTCTTGCATAAACAGAAGAGAATAGTTATCACgataacgaaaaaaaaacaaaacaaaaaatgacaattCCTGGAAGATTTATGACCAATGACAAGGGCACTTTTGGTGAATATACAGCTAGTTCCCGTTGGCCTATTATCATTCAAAATGCTATAGACGATTTAACTGAGCAGCAAgaatcagaaaaaaataatgacaataaaTTTAAACAAGGTGAAGTTATCAAGAATGAATTAAAGCAGTTCCGCCAGGAGGTGATTAATCGTGTGCCCTTGAGGCCATTCACTGAAGAAGAGATTGAAGTCGCAAATGTGCCGCTTTCGTTCAATGAATATCTAAAGGAACACCCTGAAGTCAACTGGGGGGCAGTGGAATGGCTTTTCTCCGAGGTTTACTTATACAGAAGAATGAATGTTCTATTCCAACGCCAATCTGAATGGGCTAAATTTGATATATTCAACAAACTGAAGCAATCAACTTTTGAATCCTCGTTCCATGGTGTCGTGGAATTGGCTCTGAGATACGAAAATCTGTTACCGCAGTTGAAGGAAATGGAGCAGTATTCGGGAAGTGATGGCGAGGATATACTGAGAATTCTTTTTAAGGAGTTTATTGAGATTTCTTTATGGGGTAATGCCACTGATTTATCTCTGTTGACCAATGCCACTTTAGAGGAGATCAAATCTATTCAAGGAGCGAAGGCAAGAGCAGCATCTGAGTCCAAAATTGTTGTTAATGACACAGAGAAAGCATGGGAAGTTTTAACTAAGGCTAAGGCCGAGGCTAATAGCACAAACATTCGTGTTGATTTTGTGCTGGACAATTCTGGCTTTGAATTGTATGCTGATTTAATGCTCGCTGCTTTCCTGTTGCAAAGTGGCTTGGCTACCAAATGTATCTTTCATGCTAAAGACATTCCATATATGGTTAGTGATGTTATGTTGAAGGACTTTGACCTATTGATTAAGGATCTAAGAGACCGTGAGTTCTTTCCAAGTGGTGAGGCTTCAACAAAGGAATCCAAGGCGCTTGATCTATTTGCTAATGAACTTGACAAGTTTGTTTCTAGCGGTAAGATAGAATTCCGCGAGGATTCCTTCTGGACCACAGAACTAGATTATTGGAATTTGGATGCAAAGGAAGTCAAGTATCACGGTTCCACTTTACACGAAGATTTACAAGCTTCCAATTTGGTCATCTTCAAAGGTGATCTAAACTATAGGAAGTTAACTGGAGACAGGAAGTGGCCCCGCACCACTAAATGGGAGACCGCTATTGGACCTCTTTCTACAAACGGTATCACATCATTAAGTTTGAGGACATGTAAGGCCGATGTGCAAGTTGGTTTACCTGAAGGTCTTGACGCAGAATTGAGCCAAGAAt from Saccharomyces mikatae IFO 1815 strain IFO1815 genome assembly, chromosome: 13 encodes:
- the MRPL3 gene encoding mitochondrial 54S ribosomal protein mL44 (similar to Saccharomyces cerevisiae MRPL3 (YMR024W); ancestral locus Anc_2.574) — encoded protein: MKPFPNSTWHWSRTIRPFSQHLSTTCFLQQSSRLTSKRYLHLSISKQQQKRHLPESELAKYKEYYQDLKTTINEIPESVASKSPSLRTLHKRLQLPNEFSYSTLSRCLTCPSAKLPDKINDPSKGAAFINTVPTNKYLDNHGLNIMGKNLLSYHVTKSIIQKYPRLPTVVLNAAVNAYISEVVLAHIAKYWGIEVETTSILSRYLKQEPFEFTLGRLKFYNNSLNSNDGIELITEKNFSEISALAMSVRSIIAAIWAVSEQRDSQAVYRFIDDHIMSRKLDITKMFQFEQPTRELAMLCRREGLKKPVSKLVAESGRLSKSPVFIVHVFSGEETLGEGYGSSLKEAKARAATDALMKWYCYEPLAKQEPVIDPGTVVV
- the CSI1 gene encoding Csi1p (similar to Saccharomyces cerevisiae CSI1 (YMR025W); ancestral locus Anc_2.575); protein product: MDHLKFSSLALSEINFLHESSFDLIDHSWFLLFGRKQGQEDEVYMPTDGNELESQWYVEKVIQIPIQKKDLINQEGLKRRIDLTKVTQKDICILGILDLYHLKQDEKTNNEVTGKILTQLIPLALKYLIKYNVPYHHTSSQEGINSLKGYQIENQIQIGKEIILEFLKDKVKIEDMNDRYQILIPHNNMNPDYDEFQLTDMKDREVNIQEYNNNAIKKLLEKISRMKRFLKNYDTNDKSFSATQDVILRKISMLVTQLQRGGTSDMNYLLDNKINEIKLLEISCKQWEISNTLKK
- the PEX12 gene encoding ubiquitin-protein ligase peroxin 12 (similar to Saccharomyces cerevisiae PEX12 (YMR026C); ancestral locus Anc_2.576), whose protein sequence is MSFYSNLPSVRQSNQGAPTRSGNGVGLERLYPTIFEIVSSQEIDSLLPISIRYLLTNHLVANFPNRHTLRLNNYFSELFQVIKGIVEWYHLKTYNSTFIDRFYGLQLFNSKDRNLALTQCLNPKNQNSWPQGLQLTQWQRKVVFLEKIILPYITTKLDELLEKLSLSNIFSNSENEEKWVKRAFLKIYPFFKKLFALSNLFIKLLFLTKRTGSVSLLQYLCNVEYTTMKPLFPAMSSFKEMKGMESRLKKTNMSSMLTLMKNKLSIIPMFLTFMGSQFFPTFIFILRVYQWWTTQDMTTKLQKRLNDLDKDIPRPPISSQNDKTNGEKKVTEACPVCRKTIQNPCVLETGYVACYPCAISYLVSNEGHCPVTNKKLLGCTYNKEMDKWEVVTGIRKLLI
- the SMKI13G1550 gene encoding putative methyltransferase (similar to Saccharomyces cerevisiae YMR027W; ancestral locus Anc_2.578) → MTIPGRFMTNDKGTFGEYTASSRWPIIIQNAIDDLTEQQESEKNNDNKFKQGEVIKNELKQFRQEVINRVPLRPFTEEEIEVANVPLSFNEYLKEHPEVNWGAVEWLFSEVYLYRRMNVLFQRQSEWAKFDIFNKLKQSTFESSFHGVVELALRYENLLPQLKEMEQYSGSDGEDILRILFKEFIEISLWGNATDLSLLTNATLEEIKSIQGAKARAASESKIVVNDTEKAWEVLTKAKAEANSTNIRVDFVLDNSGFELYADLMLAAFLLQSGLATKCIFHAKDIPYMVSDVMLKDFDLLIKDLRDREFFPSGEASTKESKALDLFANELDKFVSSGKIEFREDSFWTTELDYWNLDAKEVKYHGSTLHEDLQASNLVIFKGDLNYRKLTGDRKWPRTTKWETAIGPLSTNGITSLSLRTCKADVQVGLPEGLDAELSQEWEKENPGRGSWWCCSGKWAVICFSSGTPSKK